Proteins encoded in a region of the Tripterygium wilfordii isolate XIE 37 chromosome 21, ASM1340144v1, whole genome shotgun sequence genome:
- the LOC119989788 gene encoding protein DNA-DAMAGE INDUCIBLE 1-like: MRITVMTADEQIVSLDVDSHESVENVKALLEVETQVPLQRQQLLYNGREIRNDEKLSAVGVKDEDLIMMVSDAASSVSTNDLGFNSDGSAVNPGAFQQQLQRDSNMMGQLYQNDPELAQAILGNDVNKLQDLLRLRHRQRSELRRRQEDELALLYADPFDVEAQKKIEEAIRQKGIDENWEAALEHNPEGFARVVMLYVDMEVNGVPLKAFVDSGAQSTIISKSCAERCGLLRLLDRRYKGIAHGVGQSEILGRIHVAPIKIGSIFYPCSFLVLDSPNMEFLFGLDMLRKHQCIIDLKENVLRVGGGEVSVPFLHEKDIPSRFLDEDRHKQASSSGAVATSGATDKNSNMPTSGQGSGGTRGNATQGPAFEAKVAKLVELGFGREAVIQALKLFDGNEEQAAGFLFGG; this comes from the exons ATGAGGATCACTGTGATGACCGCCGACGAGCAGATCGTCTCCTTGGATGTCGACTCCCATGAATCC GTTGAGAACGTCAAAGCTCTGCTCGAGGTAGAG ACACAAGTGCCCCTTCAGCGGCAGCAGCTGTTATACAATGGAAGGGAGATTAGGAATGATGAGAAACTGAGTGCAGTGGGTGTTAAGGATGAGGATTTGATAATGATGGTCTCTGATGCTGCATCCAG TGTATCTACCAACGATTTGGGCTTCAATTCTGATGGGTCTGCTGTAAACCCTGGTGCTTTTCAGCAACAGTTACAACGTGATTCTAACATGATGGGACAGCTGTATCAG AATGATCCTGAATTAGCACAAGCAATTCTCGGCAATGATGTCAATAAGCTGCAGGACCTATTACGACTGCGCCATCGCCAAAGATCTGAATTAAGGCGTCGGCAGGAGGATGAGCTT GCACTACTCTATGCAGATCCTTTTGACGTTGAAgctcaaaagaaaattgaagaggCCATTCGTCAG AAAGGAATTGATGAGAATTGGGAGGCTGCATTGGAACATAACCCTGAAGGTTTTGCTAGGGTG GTCATGTTGTATGTTGACATGGAGGTGAATGGCGTCCCCTTAAAG GCATTTGTTGATAGTGGGGCTCAATCAACAATCATATCAAAAAGCTGTGCTGAAAGATGTGG CTTGCTGAGGCTTCTGGATCGACGTTATAAAGGTATTGCTCACGGGGTTGGTCAATCTGAGATACTGGGGCGAATACATGTCGCTCCAATCAAG ATTGGCAGTATATTCTACCCCTGCTCCTTCTTGGTATTGGATTCTCCCAATATGGAATTCCTCTTTGGTCTAGATATGCTCCGCAAGCACCAG TGCATTATTGATTTGAAAGAGAATGTTTTGAGAGTTGGCGGAGGAGAGGTTTCAGTACCATTTTTGCATG AAAAAGACATTCCATCTCGTTTCTTAGATGAAGATAGACATAAACAAGCGTCAAGCTCAGGAGCTGTG gcaACTTCAGGAGCAACTGATAAGAACAGTAACATGCCGACCAGCGGACAAGGTTCTG GAGGCACACGTGGTAATGCGACACAG GGACCTGCTTTTGAAGCCAAAGTAGCAAAGCTTGTTGAGCTAGGATTTGGAAGAGAAGCAGTGATACAAGCTCTCAAGTTATTTGATGGCAATGAAGAGCAGGCAGCTGGATTTCTTTTTGGTGGCTGA
- the LOC119989262 gene encoding ribonuclease 1-like, translating to MGSGNVFIFAIILLILLAFDTRAFRIPTGPYHFLILCWQWPQSYCNTGDRVCERPVRNKFTIHSLAPAYKVVQPPYTQFWFVPPYSEENGCTTAEPEDPYNITSDLFATISDDMQTYMPDVAHRSFSGRSEDFWRTQFERHGMCFDIPNHPLFYFLVTLHLARKYDYILDIFNQAQIVPGNEHVLRDIIVAINGNLRKVTTIRCNEDSDGRKQLNEVWLCFNKELKMISCPYQTFNCPDKQQSIWFHSAYPAN from the exons ATGGGTAGTGGTAATGTCTTTATTTTCGCAATCATATTACTAATACTTTTAGCATTTGATACTAGAGCTTTTAGGATACCAACAGGCCCCTACCATTTCCTTATACTTTGTTGGCAATGGCCTCAATCATATTGCAATACTGGCGATAGAGTATGTGAAAGGCCGGTTAGAAATAAATTTACTATACATAGTCTCGCGCCAGCGTATAAGGTCGTACAACCACCGTATACGCAATTCTGGTTTGTTCCTCCTTATAGTGAAGAAAATGGATGTACAACTGCGGAACCAGAAGACCCATATAATATTACG AGTGATCTATTTGCTACAATATCCGATGATATGCAGACGTATATGCCAGATGTTGCACATCGAAGTTTCTCTGGGAGGAGTGAAGATTTTTGGCGGACTCAATTTGAGAGACATGGAATGTGTTTTGATATTCCTAACCAtcctctcttttatttcttgGTAACATTGCATCTTGCGAGAAAGTATGACTACATCCTTGATATATTCAACCAag CTCAAATCGTTCCCGGAAATGAACATGTTCTTCGAGACATTATAGTCGCTATAAACGGTAATTTACGAAAAGTGACTACAATTCGTTGCAATGAAGACTCGGATGGACGTAAACAATTAAATGAGGTTTGGCTATGTTTCAATAAAGAGTTGAAAATGATATCGTGTCCATATCAAACATTTAATTGTCCTGACAAGCAGCAAAGCATTTGGTTCCATTCTGCTTATCCGGCAAATTAA
- the LOC119988404 gene encoding uncharacterized protein LOC119988404, whose translation MASILGCVPCIHLLFLLRFALPMLGERKQKTLDKRRKNTKHHICKMHKVFLPCLCFASYRHSHPATQPINSMDFFFDEVNFGASNYAHSAYSMVLVAMASIASLFVLSKSNGFVGILFISFNWPSS comes from the exons ATGGCGTCTATACTTGGATGTGTTCCTTGCATCCATTTGTTGTTCCTGTTGCGCTTTGCTCTTCCTATGCTTG GCGAGAGAAAACAGAAGACACtggacaaaagaagaaaaaatacaaaGCATCACATTTGCAAGATGCACAAA GTTTTTTTACCGTGTTTATGTTTTGCATCTTATAGGCATAGCCATCCCG CTACACAACCAATCAATTCAAtggattttttctttgatgaagtGAATTTTGGAGCTTCTAACTATGCACATTCTGCATATTCCATG GTTCTTGTGGCCATGGCGAGCATTGcatctttatttgttttatcTAAAAGCAATGGATTTGTTGGAATCTTGTTTATTTCTTTCAATTGGCCATCCTCCTAG
- the LOC119988405 gene encoding uncharacterized protein LOC119988405, whose translation MRRRQSQEYVQRKDNVVWSELFDLFRHGLVEHFISLPSIGNCKPKMYVARWFQALVTLPWENEIEIRLFDMEENTTSLSEVYKLGFEFWILPSGWDCVSEMKFGCYFCLGK comes from the exons ATGAGGAGACGGCAGTCTCAAGAATATGTACAGAGAAAag ATAATGTTGTGTGGAGTGAGCTTTTCGATCTGTTTAGACATGGTCTG GTGgagcatttcatttcattaccTAGCATTGGAAATTGTAAACCCAAGATGTATGTGGCAAGGTGGTTCCAGGCATTGGTAACTCTGCCTTGGGAGAATGAGATAGAGATTCGCCTGTTCGATATGGAGGAGAATACGACGTCTCTGTCTGAGGTGTACAAACTTGGTTTTGAGTTTTGGATCCTTCCAAGTGGGTGGGATTGTGTCAGTGAAATGAAATTTGGATGCTATTTCTGTCTGGGTAAATAA
- the LOC119988403 gene encoding uncharacterized protein LOC119988403, whose translation MEILISILIEGTVLKSCGGEFWMEIELAVIFGCRQTFVISPIVTCLHNDIIPLQSAGGQLVYSKVNGCTDMEPENPSNITHDVFATIINNMMTYWPDVGHPNTYGWREDFWRSQFERHGMCFDFPNRPIFYFLVMLHLARKFDNILDILNQG comes from the exons ATGGAAATTTTGATTAGTATCCTTATTGAGGGAACTGTATTGAAAAGTTGTGGAGGTGAATTTTGGATGGAAATTGAACTGGCTGTGATTTTTGGATGCAGACAAACTTTTGTCATATCACCGATCGTTACCTGCCTTCACAATGATATTATCCCGCTGCAAAGCGCGGGCGGTCAGCTAGTATATAGTAAAGTCAATGGATGCACAGACATGGAACCAGAGAACCCATCTAACATTACG CATGACGTATTCGCTACAATAATCAATAATATGATGACATATTGGCCAGATGTTGGGCATCCCAATACCTATGGTTGGCGTGAAGACTTTTGGCGGAGTCAATTTGAGAGACATGGAATGTGTTTTGATTTTCCTAACCGTCCTATCTTTTATTTCTTGGTAATGTTGCATCTAGCAAGAAAGTTTGACAATATTCTTGATATACTCAACCAagggtaa
- the LOC119988418 gene encoding LRR receptor-like serine/threonine-protein kinase, with translation MPAILSNLLLSPNKFFSSFTLVVLFLINSIVFFHSCYSIDVQGQVLLSWKNSLSSSTTGVLTTWSHLDSTPCNWVGIHCNPKGEVVEISLKSVDLQGPLPSNFQSLKSLKTLLLSSTNLTGTIPTEFVDYHELSLIDLSDNSLSGEIPEEICRLVKLESLSLNTNFFEGGIPSCIGNLTNLENFTLYDNQLNGEIPKSIGALKSLQIFRAGGNKNLKGEVPWEIGNCTNLVTLGLAETSISGGLPSSIGFLKRIEIIAIYTSLLSGSIPEEIGNCSELQKLYLYQNSISGQIPRRIGELRKLESLLLWQNSLVGTIPDELGSCSELTVIDLSENLLTGSIPRSFGNLLKLEELQLSVNQLSGAIPVEISNCTSLIHLEVDNNVISGEIPPLIGNLKSLTLFFAWQNKLTGNIPVSIADCQNLQALDLSYNNLFGSIPKQVFGLRNLTKLLLLSNDLSGFIPSDIGNCTNLYRLRLNGNRLAGTLPSEIGDLKSLNFVDISNNRLVGGIPPSIFGCQSLEFLDLHSNGLAGSLPETLPKSLQFVDISDNRLTGSLTESVGSLTELTKLNLAKNQLSGRIPAEILACSKLQLLNLGDNGFSGEIPKELCQLPALEISLNLSFNQLFGDIPSEFSGLSKLGLIDLSHNKLSGNLDAIANLQNLVSLNVSFNEFSGELPNTPFFRKLPLSDLASNKGLYISGGVASPGDSRGPEAHTRSAMKMIMSILLSASAVLVLLTIYVLLRIRMANKGLMEDDTWEMTLYQKLEFSIDDIVKNLTSANVIGTGSSGVVYRVTIPNGETLAVKKMWSTEESGAFTTEIQTLGSIRHRNIVRLLGWGSNRNLKLLFYDYLPNGSLSSLLHGAVKRTADWEARYDVVLCVAHALAYLHHDCVPAILHGDVKAMNVLLGPRNEAYLADFGLARVVSRNSVDGLSKPSQRPQLAGSYGYMAPEHGSMQRITEKSDVYSFGVVLLEVLTGRHPLDPTLPGGAPLVQWAKDHLASKKNPVDILDARLRGRADPTMHEMLQTLAVSFLCISSRADDRPMMKDVVAMLKEIRHVEGVRSDPDISKGNLSVVRSPPTKIVVSQGSSNCSFAFSDESIESSDKTVQ, from the exons ATGCCTGCAATTCTAAGTAATCTCTTACTTTCTCCCAAtaaattcttctcctccttcacCTTAGTAGTACTTTTCTTAATAAACTCTattgttttctttcattcttgttACTCTATTGATGTACAAGGCCAAGTTCTTCTGTCATGGAAGAACAGCCTAAGCAGCTCAACAACAGGTGTGTTAACTACTTGGAGTCATTTAGACTCCACTCCATGCAATTGGGTTGGGATTCATTGCAATCCAAAAGGAGAGGTTGTGGAGATAAGTTTGAAGTCAGTGGATTTGCAGGGTCCATTGCCTTCAAATTTTCAGTCTCTGAAGTCCTTGAAGACTCTTCTTCTGTCATCAACCAATCTCACAGGAACAATCCCAACAGAGTTTGTGGATTATCATGAGCTGAGCTTGATTGATTTGAGTGACAATTCTCTATCAGGTGAAATACCAGAAGAGATTTGCAGACTTGTTAAACTTGAAAGCTTGTCTCTCAATACAAATTTCTTTGAAGGTGGGATTCCTTCTTGTATTGGAAACCTCACAAATCTTGAGAATTTCACACTCTATGACAATCAATTGAATGGGGAGATTCCAAAGAGCATTGGAGCATTGAAAAGTCTGCAAATTTTTAGAGCAGGTGGAAACAAGAACCTGAAAGGAGAGGTTCCATGGGAGATTGGAAACTGCACAAACTTGGTCACTTTAGGCCTCGCAGAAACCAGCATTTCCGGGGGACTTCCTTCATCAATTGGGTTTCTGAAGAGGATAGAAATTATTGCTATTTATACTTCATTACTTTCAGGTTCAATCCCAGAAGAGATTGGAAACTGCAGTGAGTTGCAGAAATTGTACTTGTATCAGAATTCGATATCTGGCCAAATCCCACGAAGAATTGGCGAGCTCAGAAAGCTTGAGAGTCTTCTTTTATGGCAGAACAGCCTAGTGGGTACCATCCCAGATGAGCTTGGAAGCTGCAGCGAGCTCACAGTCATTGATTTATCAGAAAATCTTCTTACAGGAAGCATTCCAAGAAGTTTTGGGAACTTATTGAAGCTTGAAGAGCTTCAGCTCAGCGTGAACCAGTTATCCGGTGCCATTCCCGTCGAAATCTCAAATTGTACTTCCTTGATTCATCTTGAAGTGGACAACAATGTCATTTCTGGTGAGATTCCTCCTCTTATTGgcaacttgaaaagcttgacaCTATTCTTTGCCTGGCAGAATAAGCTAACAGGCAACATTCCTGTAAGTATTGCTGATTGCCAGAATCTTCAGGCTCTTGATCTATCCTACAATAACCTTTTCGGTTCAATACCGAAACAGGTTTTCGGATTGAGAAACCTCACCAAACTGCTGCTACTTTCCAATGATTTATCTGGTTTTATACCATCTGATATAGGAAACTGCACAAACCTGTATAGGTTGAGATTGAATGGCAATAGACTGGCTGGTACTCTTCCATCAGAGATTGGAGACCTTAAGAGCTTAAATTTTGTTGACATCAGTAACAATCGTCTCGTCGGAGGAATTCCTCCGTCTATATTCGGATGCCAGAGCCTCGAGTTTCTTGATCTCCATTCGAATGGCCTCGCGGGTTCTCTACCTGAAACTCTGCCTAAGAGCCTGCAGTTTGTGGACATTTCAGATAACAGGCTTACAGGTTCACTGACTGAAAGTGTTGGGTCGTTAACCGAACTAACGAAGCTCAATCTGGCAAAGAATCAACTCTCTGGAAGAATCCCAGCGGAGATATTGGCTTGCAGCAAGCTACAATTGTTGAACTTGGGAGATAATGGCTTCTCAGGAGAGATTCCAAAGGAACTCTGTCAACTTCCCGCACTAGAAATCTCTCTCAATCTTAGCTTCAACCAACTTTTTGGTGACATTCCGTCTGAATTCTCCGGTCTTAGCAAGCTAGGATTAATTGATCTTTCCCACAACAAGCTCAGTGGGAATTTAGATgcaattgcaaatcttcaaaaCCTTGTTTCTCTCAATGTCTCCTTCAATGAGTTTTCTGGTGAATTGCCTAACACCCCATTTTTTCGCAAACTCCCTCTTAGTGACCTTGCTTCAAACAAAGGTCTCTATATCTCTGGTGGGGTCGCATCACCTGGTGATAGTCGTGGACCGGAAGCGCATACTAGATCAGCAATGAAGATGATCATGTCAATCCTTCTTAGTGCTAGTGCAGTACTAGTACTTCTTACTATCTATGTATTACTCCGAATTCGAATGGCAAACAAAGGGCTCATGGAAGACGATACTTGGGAGATGACTTTGTATCAGAAGCTCGAGTTCTCCATCGATGACATTGTCAAGAATCTAACATCAGCTAATGTGATAGGCACCGGTAGCTCAGGAGTTGTATACAGGGTTACAATTCCAAATGGGGAAACATTAGCAGTGAAGAAGATGTGGTCAACAGAGGAATCAGGGGCTTTCACTACTGAAATCCAGACTCTGGGTTCGATTAGACACCGGAACATTGTGAGGCTTTTGGGTTGGGGATCAAACCGAAACCTGAAGCTACTGTTCTATGATTACCTCCCAAATGGAAGCTTAAGCTCACTCCTCCATGGAGCTGTTAAGAGAACAGCAGATTGGGAGGCAAGATATGATGTTGTGTTGTGTGTAGCACATGCCTTGGCATACTTGCACCATGACTGTGTGCCTGCTATTTTACATGGTGATGTGAAAGCCATGAATGTCTTGTTAGGTCCAAGAAATGAGGCTTACCTGGCTGACTTTGGACTTGCTAGAGTTGTCAGTAGAAATAGTGTTGATGGTTTATCCAAACCAAGTCAAAGGCCTCAACTTGCTGGTTCATATGGGTATATGGCACCAG AGCATGGATCAATGCAGAGAATCACAGAGAAAAGTGATGTCTACAGTTTTGGTGTGGTTCTTTTAGAGGTTTTGACAGGGAGGCACCCATTAGACCCAACCTTGCCAGGGGGTGCACCATTGGTTCAGTGGGCTAAGGACCACTTAGCAAGCAAGAAAAACCCAGTTGACATTCTTGATGCAAGACTCAGAGGGAGGGCAGACCCTACAATGCATGAAATGCTCCAAACTTTAGCAGTTTCATTCCTCTGCATCAGCTCAAGAGCCGATGATCGTCCGATGATGAAAGACGTGGTCGCAATGCTCAAAGAAATTCGACATGTTGAGGGTGTAAGATCAGATCCTGACATCTCAAAGGGGAACTTGTCAGTAGTTCGATCCCCTCCGACAAAGATTGTAGTCTCGCAAGGATCTTCTAACTGCTCATTTGCCTTCTCGGATGAGTCTATCGAATCATCTGATAAAACAGTACAATGA